The Bartonella australis AUST/NH1 genome contains the following window.
ATATAGCGATTCATGAGCCTGTGGCATTCGCCACTTTAGTAGCCTCTGCAAAAAAGGCTTTAGAATATTTGAAAGATACAACACCTAATGCCTTTGAAGGCGCTGTCAAATAAGCCAGTTGCGTTCTCTTAGGCGTTTATTTATTCGGGATCCCGCGCTGGCTGCTACTGGCGCGGTTTTTTATTTTTTTAATAGGCAAAAATATGAGCGATATTGAGCTTCTGGAGCAAGAAATTTGTCTAGCCTTAGAGACTGCTGATAACGAGCAGGAACTTGAAAGGGTGCGTGTTGCAGTATTAGGCAAAAAAGGCAGTATTTCTGAAAAGTTAAAGACATTAGCAAATATGGACGCTGATAAGCGTCACAAAGTTGGTTCCGCGCTTAACGGATTGAAAAAACGTTTTTTAGAATTATGGGCACAAAAGCGTGATATTCTTAAGCACCGAGCAATGACTTTGCGTCTCCGTGGTGAAACAGTTGACGTGACTTTGCCTGTTCGCTGTTCGCCTGTAGAGAGAGGTCGTATCCACCCTATCTCGCAAGTGATCCACGAAATTGTGGCTATTTATGCAGCTATGGGTTTTTCTATAGCGGAAGGACCAGATATTGAAACGGACTATTATAATTTCACTGCGTTAAATTTTCCTGAAAATCACCCCGCGCGCGAAATGCACGATACTTTCTTTTTTAATGTAGATGAAACAGGGGAGCGGAAATTATTGCGCACTCATACATCGCCAGTGCAAATTCGTATGATGGAAAAGCAACAAAAACCACTGCGCATCATTATTCCTGGTAAAGCTTACCGTATGGATTCTGACGCTACTCATTCACCGATGTTTCACCAGGTGGAAGGGCTGGTGATCGATGAGGCTTCTAATATGGCGCATATGATGTGGCTTCATGAGGCATTTTGTAAAGCATTTTTCGAAGTACCTTCGGTAAAGATGCGTTTTCGCCCATCTTTCTTTCCTTTTACTGAACCATCTATGGAAGTGGATATTCAATGTGACCGTTCTAGTTCGGAAGTGAAATTTGGGGAAGGCAACGATTGGTTAGAGATTTTAGGATGTGGGATGGTACATCCCCATGTACTGAAAAACGCTGGTTTCGACCCGGATAAATATCAAGGCTTTGCGTGGGGAATGGGCATTGACCGTATTGCTATGTTAAAATACGGTATGCCCGATTTGCGGGCATTTTTTGACGCTGATCTGCGTTGGTTGAATCATTATGGTTTTCGTTGCCTTGACATATCTACTCTTTTTGCTGGTTTGAGCAATATGTGATCTTGTGAAAGTTTTCACGTGAGGTTTAAAAATGAAATTTACATTGTCTTGGTTGAAAGATCATTTGGAGACAGAGGCGTTTTTAGGTGAAATTTGCGATAAATTAACAGCCATTGGCCTTGAAGTTGAGCATATTGAGGACCGTTCTTCTTTAACAGATTTTGTAGTTGCGAAGATTTTAACGGCTATTAAACATCCTGATGCAGATAAATTACAGATTTTGTCAGTAGATATAGGTTCGGGTGCGCCTGTGCAAATTGTTTGTGGAGCGCCAAACGCGCGTGTCGGACTTATCGGTGTTCTTGCTTTGCCTGGGGCTTACGTGCCTGGGCTTGATATGACCCTATCTGTAGGGAAGATACGCGGTGTGGAGAGTTTTGGTATGATGTGCTCACAAGCGGAGCTCAAATTGTTAGGCGATCATGATGGGATTATTGAACTTCCGGAAGATGCGCCTGTCGGAATGCCGTTTGTGGCTTATGCAGGTTTAGATGACCCAGTAATTGATGTGAGTTTAACGCCTAATCGTCCTGATTGCGCAGGTATTCGCGGGATTGCTCGTGATTTAGCTGCTACTGGAATCGGGCGGTTAAAAGAATTGTTTTTGCCACAGTGCGTGACTTCTTTTGAAACATCGATTCAAGTTTCTTTGGATTTTTCCCAGACTACATCATTATGTTTGGGTTTTGCCTGGCGTGAAGTGCGCAATGTTCAGAATGGTATATCACCACAGTGGATGCAACAGCGTTTGACAGCAATCGGTTTAAAGCCGATTAATGCGCTGGTCGATATAACTAACTATATAAGCTTTGATCTTGGTCGTCCGCTTCACGTTTTTGATGCAGATAAAATCAAAGGCGCTTTAACCGTACGTCGCGGTCGTGCGGGTGAGCAATTGCAAGCGCTTAACGGAAAAATCTACCAATTAGGGAGTCAGGATTGTGTCATCGCAGATGAAGAAGGAGTTGTGTCCATTGCTGGTATAATAGGCGGTGAAAGGACGAGCTGTGACGATACGACACGCCGCGTTATTATTGAATCAGCACTCTGGGATCCTCGGAGTATTGCTCAGACAGGCCGTAAATTAGGGCTTATCAGTGATGCACGGTATCGGTTTGAACGGGGTGTCGATCCAGCTTTTATGGAATCAGGGCTTGAGGTTGCAACAGGGTTAACGTTGAGTCTTTGCGGTGGTGAAGTATCGATGGCACAGGTTATTAGTTATCGAAAACCGGAAATTAAAGAAATTGTCTTTCCGTTTGCTGAAATTAAACGTTTGACTAATTTAGAAATAGAACATGAACGAGCTGCAACTATTTTAGTACAACTCGGATTTAGTATTGAGGGAAAAGGAGATGTGGTGACGGTTAAAGTACCGACATGGCGCCCTGATATCACCGGCAAGGCCGATTTAGTGGAAGAAGTGATGCGGATTTACGGGTTAGATAAAATCGAGCCTATGCCGTTAGAAGAATTTACGCAGGTAAAAGATTCAATTTTGACCTTTCCCCAAATTTGCTCGCATATTTCTCGTTGGGCTTTGGCTTGTAGAGGTATGGTTGAGGCGGTGACATGGTCATTTATTTCTGAAAGTCAAGCACTTGCATTCGGAGGCGGTCAGGAACAGCTTAAATTAGTTAATCCTATTGCCATCGACATGTCGGTGATGCGCCCTTCTCTTTTGCCTGGTTTGCTTGTAGCGGCACAGCGAAATGCTGATCGCGGTTTTTCTGATCTTGCTTTATTTGAAATCTCAAGCATTTACGCGGGTAATACACCCAATGAACAACTGCGTGTCGCCAGTGGTATTCGCCACGGCACAGAAAGATTTGAAGGAGCGGGGCGTTTTTGGAGCGGAAGTGCGAAAGCAGTTGACGTTTTTGACGCCAAGGCGGACGCATTTGCCGTCTTAGAGGCATGTGGCGTAGATATGAACAAATTGCAGATTGAAGCTAAGGCGCCCGATTGGTACCACCCTGGTCGTTCAGGCGTCATTAAGCTTGGGCCGAAGATTATTCTTGGTTTTTTCGGTGTTTTTCACCCAGAGACATTGGAAAAATTAAATGTTAGTGGTCCTATATGCGGCTTTGAAATTTTTCTTGATAAAATTCCAGAGCAAAAGAAAAGAACAACTAAGATTCGTCCTTCTTTAAAATTATTGCCTTTTCAGACGGTGCGACGCGATTTTGCTTTTGTCGTCGATAAAGAAGTTGCGTCCTCTCTCGTTGTTCATGCCGCGAGTAGGGCAGACAAAAAACTTATTCGTTCAGTTCAGGTTTTTGATCTCTTTGAGGATACAACTCTTGGGGAAGGTAAAAAGTCTATAGCGATTGAAGTTGTTATCCAGCCTATTGAGAGAACCTTGACAGATGAAGATCTGGAAATGCTTACTTTGAAAGTGGTGGAAAGTGTCGCTAAAACAACAGGTGCGTATTTGCGGGGTTGATTTTTATTTTCTCGTTTTAGATCACTATCGTGAATAGGGCGTCTTTAAGTTCTTTTGTGCGTTAGAGAGGGAAGCGCGGAAGCTAAGATGTGTTATAGGCTTTTTAAAATGAGTCTTTGTAGTAGGAGGCCATTGCTGAAATTGTGCATATTTTTTAGGGAAAAGAAGGTATTTTAAGCGACTAAAAAAATTATCATTTTCGGGGTGGTTTTTTATTGCCAGGGCAGAAATTAGTTGTTATCTACAAATGGTAATGCAAATCATTAGCAATATAGAGAATGTCGGTGGGAATAAAAGCGTTTTTTATTGTAATTTTGGGAAGTTTGATTTTTGGGATACCTAGCTCGGTTTTGAGCGCTAGCAAATTCAAAGCTGTTACGACTTTCACTATTATTGCTGATATGGCTCGTAATGTAGCGGGTGACGTTGCTGATGTTGAGTCAATAACCAAACCAGGTGCTGAAATTCATGAATATCAGCCTACTCCGCGCGATCTTATGCGTGCGCAAGGGGCTGATCTCATATTGTGGAATGGATTAGAACTGGAGCTTTGGTTTGAAAAATTTTTCCAAAATATCAAGGATGTTCCAAGTGTGATCGTTTCAAAAGGCGTCGTGCCGATTGAAATTGGCGATGGGCCTTTTAGCGGTAAACCGAATCCTCACGCGTGGATGTCACCGACTGCAGCTTTGATTTACGTCAATAATATTCGTGACGCTTTTATACAGTATGATCCCGAGCATGCCGCTACCTATAAAGAAAATGCCGAGATTTATAAACGGAAGATTCGCTCAAATATTGAACCGATCAAATCTAAATTAGGGGCTTTGCCGGAAAATAAGCGCTGGCTTGTGACGAGCGAAGGTGCATTTAGTTATTTAGCCCGTGATTTCGGCCTGAAAGAACTTTATTTATGGCCAATTAATGCTGATCAGCAGGGGACACCACAACAGGTTAAATATGTTATTGATATGGTTCGAAAATATGGTATCCAGGCAGTTTTTTCTGAGAGTACTATTTCTGCTGCGCCCGCCAAGCAAGTTGCGAGAGAAACAGGGGCTAAATATGGTGGAGTACTTTATGTGGATTCACTTAGTGAGAAGAACGGTGAAGTGCCTACCTATATTGATTTATTGCGTGTTACAAGCGGGCGTATTGCCGGTGCTTTATCGAATTAGGCAAGGGGACAATGGCTGAGTCTGGAATATACGCTCAAGGGATAACAGTGACTTACAGCAACGGGCATACAGCTTTGTGCGAAGTAAGTTTTGAGAGCCCAGTAGGTTCTATTACGGCGCTTATTGGGGTCAACGGATCAGGAAAATCAACGCTCTTTAAGACTATTATGGGGTTTGTGCGGCCTTCAAAGGGAAAAATTCGTGTTTTAGATTTGTGTGTTAAAAAGGCTTTGAAGCAGAATCTTATTGCTTATGTGCCCCAGAGCGAGGACGTTGATTGGGATTTCCCTGTTCTTGTTGAAGACGTTGTACTGATGGGGCGCTATGGCCGTATGAATTTTTTTCGTCACGCGCGAGCACAAGATTATGAAGCTGTCCGTGTTGCTCTAGAACGTGTAGATATGTCGGCATTCGCCAAGCGCCAAATTGGCGAACTTTCTGGTGGACAGAAAAAGCGTGTCTTTCTTGCACGTTCTCTCGCACAGCAGGCGAAGGTCATTTTATTAGATGAGCCATTTACGGGGGTCGATATTAAAACAGAAGATAAAATTATCGCTTTGTTGCGGGATCTCCGTGAAGAAGGCGCTGTAATATTGGTTTCTACCCATAATTTAGGCTCTGTTCGTGAATTTTGTGATCACACAGTTTTAATAAAAAAGACTGTTGTGGCTTCCGGATTAACAGAAGCGGTATTTACGCAGAAAAACCTTGAAAAGACTTTTGATGGTACTCTGCGTCACCATATTTTAAACTCTTAAAAGCGCAAAAAAATAACGTTTGTTCAAGTAGCGGGGAAACTTATTTTTTGACAGTGATAGAATGCTGGAGCATGTTTCATGATATTTTGGTTGCTTGAGCCGTTTCATTATCAATATATGATTAATGCAATGTGGGTTTCAGGGTTAGTGGGGTGCGTTTGCGCTTTTCTTTCTGCTTTTTTGATGTTGAAAGGTTGGTCGCTGATTGGTGATGCACTTTCTCATTCGATCGTACCGGGGGTAGCTGGAGCCTATCTTTTGGGGCTTCCTTTTTCGCTTGGAGCTTTTTTTTCTGGTGGATTAGCTGCAGCAGCGATGTTATTTTTTAACCATCGGACCAAATTAAAGGAAGATGCAATTATTGGTTTAATTTTTTCTTCCTTTTTTGCTGTTGGGCTATTTCTCAAGTCCTTAAAACCAATGGCTGTCAATATCGACACGATTGTTCTTGGAAATATTTTGGCAGTGAGTTCATCAGATATTTTACAATTGGCTTTAATTGGCTTTATCTCTTTATTGATACTTCTTTTAAAATGGAGAGATTTATTAGTTGTTTTATTTGACGAAAATCACGCACGTGTCATCGGGCTGAACGTAAAGCTGTTAAAGGTTCTTTTTTTTACATTGCTCGCCGCTTGCACTGTTTCTGCTATGCAAACGGTAGGAGCTTTTTTAGTTATTTGCCTCGTGGTGACGCCAGGGGCGACCGCTTATCTTTTAAGTGATCGTTTTGAAAATCTTTTAGTGATTGCAGTAGCAATTGGAACATTTACGAGTGTACTCGGTGTTTACGTAAGTTATTTTTTGGATGCGCAAACAGGCGGTATTGTTGTGCTTTTCCAAGCATTTTTGTTTACTATAACTTTTATTTTTGCTCCTAAACATGGTTTTATCGCTGCGCGTTTACGTGTAAGAACAGCAAAAAAAGGTGCGATTGTACCATGATAGATCAGTTACTGTTGCCTTTTCAGTTCCCTTTTATGATTAAGGGTATGATTATTACTATTATTCTTGCTATTCCGTTGGCTATACTTTCTTGTTTTCTTATTTTGAAAGGATGGGCGCTTTTAGGAGATGCGATTTCTCATGCAGTTTTTCCTGGTGTGATTATTGGCTATATGGCGACGCCGTGGGTAATGATATTTTTGGCCTCTTTACCGTTTTCTTGGTGTCAGCATGTACGTCCAGCAAATGTCACGATGACTTTGATTGCTTGCGGTGCTTTTATGGCTGGTATGATCTGCGCTATCATAACAGGTTTTTTAGGGAGAAATAGCCGCATCAAACAAGATACAGTAATGGGTATTGTTTTTTCATCTATGTTTGGTTTAGGGCTCGTTTTGGCGACGACGATTTATAGTAGTTTAGATTTGAGGCATATTCTATTCGGTAATCTTTTAGGCATTAACTGGCTCGATATTACGCAGACAGCGGTAATTGCTACGGTTGTCACTCTCATTTTGGGAGCAAAATGGCGAGATTTTACACTATACATTTTTGATCCAATTCAGGGACGCGCAATAGGACTCCAGATATCGGTGCTTCATTATACTCTTTTAACGATGATTTCCCTCACTATTGTCGCAGCTTTGAAAGCTGTTGGAATTATCTTAGTCGTATCTTTATTGATCGCGCCGGGAGCGATTTCCTATCTCATTACAAAGCGGTTTTCTTCCATGTTATTGGTCGCTATGTTTGTCGCAGTTTTTTCTAGTTTTTGGGGAATTTATCTTAGCTTATTCATTGGTTCTGATTCCGCTTCTACAGTTGTATTGCTTTTAACGCTGATTTTTCTCGCCGTTTTTGCGTCAACTTTTTGTCGCCGAAATTCGGCTCGGGAGATTTAAGCGCAGTGGAATTTATGCATAGCAGGCATGCATTTTTGTATATTGTTTATAAAGTTTATTTCCATTAGATAGTCCTCCGCTAGCTTGTTTCCTCCTAATGTCTAGCGAGCGAATGCGGCGTTTTCTCCTCCCAAAGCTGCGTTCGTATTTGAAAGGCTGCATTGATTTATTCTGCAGCCTTTTTATTTTTCTAAAATTTATTCCTTCTTGAAAACTTCAAAAGGGTCATCATATTCGGTAAATCGCTTTATCTTCAGGGGGGAAACAGCTGCGCGTTGTAGATGTATAAAAGTCGGGATTTTTACATACGGTATCTAAGTAAAAGAAAATGGCAATGAATAATGAAAAACGATTTTAAGGTATCTCGTCTTTTGCGTATATTCTATTTTGCGTTGGGGTGTGTAACAATCGTATTGGGTGTCATCGGCGTGGTTTTACCTATCATGCCGACAGTTCCTTTTTTATTGCTTGCATCATGGTGTTTTGCTCGTTCATCACCGCGTTTTCATTATTGGTTGCATCACCACCGGATTTTTGGCCCACCTATTAAGCAATGGGAAGAGAGCAGAATCATTCCGTTATTTATTAAAATTTTTGCTATTGTCAGTATGGCTAGTGGCTTTTTATCGTTTTTGGTGATTGTGCACCCCGCTTTGTGGTTTGCTTTATTGACTGCCGCTGTTTTGCTAGTGATTGCTGTTTATATTATGACACGCCCGTCATCCTCATCATTACCGAAATAAAAGATTTATTAAGTGAATAAATCTTTAGTTTTGCTCATTATATTAAACTTAGTATAGAGGTTTTTTTGGGTTAAAAAATTCAGGATAAGGCCGCTTTGTATTAGTACAGGGCTCAGTTCATGAATTTTCTCTAAATATTACGGGATTGCGTAGGGTGGCGTTGGCGAACGCAGCGCTACCAGTGAGGGGAATCGCGCAGAAAGATTGCGTAAATAGTTGTGAATCATTTCAATAAGCTGGGGCAGATCGCTTATGTTACGGTGTTGTGCTTATACGTTAAGATAATAAATGATACACGCCTGTTTACTACCGGGCGATCGCTTATCAGTCACCTTTTGTTTATATAAGCGGGCCGACAATCAAATTCTGATAAGTTTGATAATGTGTTATTATTTTTTAGCAAAAAAATTCAAATAGCGTTTTATTTCTTGGGGATCACCGATAGCTTTTTCGGGGTTATCTGAAAGCTTGACTGCCGGCCGACCGTTGGCGCAAGTGGCTTTGCAGACGAGAGAAAGAGCATCAAGATTGACAG
Protein-coding sequences here:
- the pheS gene encoding phenylalanine--tRNA ligase subunit alpha, giving the protein MSDIELLEQEICLALETADNEQELERVRVAVLGKKGSISEKLKTLANMDADKRHKVGSALNGLKKRFLELWAQKRDILKHRAMTLRLRGETVDVTLPVRCSPVERGRIHPISQVIHEIVAIYAAMGFSIAEGPDIETDYYNFTALNFPENHPAREMHDTFFFNVDETGERKLLRTHTSPVQIRMMEKQQKPLRIIIPGKAYRMDSDATHSPMFHQVEGLVIDEASNMAHMMWLHEAFCKAFFEVPSVKMRFRPSFFPFTEPSMEVDIQCDRSSSEVKFGEGNDWLEILGCGMVHPHVLKNAGFDPDKYQGFAWGMGIDRIAMLKYGMPDLRAFFDADLRWLNHYGFRCLDISTLFAGLSNM
- a CDS encoding YbaN family protein is translated as MKNDFKVSRLLRIFYFALGCVTIVLGVIGVVLPIMPTVPFLLLASWCFARSSPRFHYWLHHHRIFGPPIKQWEESRIIPLFIKIFAIVSMASGFLSFLVIVHPALWFALLTAAVLLVIAVYIMTRPSSSSLPK
- a CDS encoding manganese/iron ABC transporter ATP-binding protein, with the translated sequence MAESGIYAQGITVTYSNGHTALCEVSFESPVGSITALIGVNGSGKSTLFKTIMGFVRPSKGKIRVLDLCVKKALKQNLIAYVPQSEDVDWDFPVLVEDVVLMGRYGRMNFFRHARAQDYEAVRVALERVDMSAFAKRQIGELSGGQKKRVFLARSLAQQAKVILLDEPFTGVDIKTEDKIIALLRDLREEGAVILVSTHNLGSVREFCDHTVLIKKTVVASGLTEAVFTQKNLEKTFDGTLRHHILNS
- a CDS encoding metal ABC transporter permease, coding for MIFWLLEPFHYQYMINAMWVSGLVGCVCAFLSAFLMLKGWSLIGDALSHSIVPGVAGAYLLGLPFSLGAFFSGGLAAAAMLFFNHRTKLKEDAIIGLIFSSFFAVGLFLKSLKPMAVNIDTIVLGNILAVSSSDILQLALIGFISLLILLLKWRDLLVVLFDENHARVIGLNVKLLKVLFFTLLAACTVSAMQTVGAFLVICLVVTPGATAYLLSDRFENLLVIAVAIGTFTSVLGVYVSYFLDAQTGGIVVLFQAFLFTITFIFAPKHGFIAARLRVRTAKKGAIVP
- the pheT gene encoding phenylalanine--tRNA ligase subunit beta, which gives rise to MKFTLSWLKDHLETEAFLGEICDKLTAIGLEVEHIEDRSSLTDFVVAKILTAIKHPDADKLQILSVDIGSGAPVQIVCGAPNARVGLIGVLALPGAYVPGLDMTLSVGKIRGVESFGMMCSQAELKLLGDHDGIIELPEDAPVGMPFVAYAGLDDPVIDVSLTPNRPDCAGIRGIARDLAATGIGRLKELFLPQCVTSFETSIQVSLDFSQTTSLCLGFAWREVRNVQNGISPQWMQQRLTAIGLKPINALVDITNYISFDLGRPLHVFDADKIKGALTVRRGRAGEQLQALNGKIYQLGSQDCVIADEEGVVSIAGIIGGERTSCDDTTRRVIIESALWDPRSIAQTGRKLGLISDARYRFERGVDPAFMESGLEVATGLTLSLCGGEVSMAQVISYRKPEIKEIVFPFAEIKRLTNLEIEHERAATILVQLGFSIEGKGDVVTVKVPTWRPDITGKADLVEEVMRIYGLDKIEPMPLEEFTQVKDSILTFPQICSHISRWALACRGMVEAVTWSFISESQALAFGGGQEQLKLVNPIAIDMSVMRPSLLPGLLVAAQRNADRGFSDLALFEISSIYAGNTPNEQLRVASGIRHGTERFEGAGRFWSGSAKAVDVFDAKADAFAVLEACGVDMNKLQIEAKAPDWYHPGRSGVIKLGPKIILGFFGVFHPETLEKLNVSGPICGFEIFLDKIPEQKKRTTKIRPSLKLLPFQTVRRDFAFVVDKEVASSLVVHAASRADKKLIRSVQVFDLFEDTTLGEGKKSIAIEVVIQPIERTLTDEDLEMLTLKVVESVAKTTGAYLRG
- a CDS encoding metal ABC transporter permease, whose amino-acid sequence is MIDQLLLPFQFPFMIKGMIITIILAIPLAILSCFLILKGWALLGDAISHAVFPGVIIGYMATPWVMIFLASLPFSWCQHVRPANVTMTLIACGAFMAGMICAIITGFLGRNSRIKQDTVMGIVFSSMFGLGLVLATTIYSSLDLRHILFGNLLGINWLDITQTAVIATVVTLILGAKWRDFTLYIFDPIQGRAIGLQISVLHYTLLTMISLTIVAALKAVGIILVVSLLIAPGAISYLITKRFSSMLLVAMFVAVFSSFWGIYLSLFIGSDSASTVVLLLTLIFLAVFASTFCRRNSAREI
- a CDS encoding metal ABC transporter substrate-binding protein; this encodes MGIKAFFIVILGSLIFGIPSSVLSASKFKAVTTFTIIADMARNVAGDVADVESITKPGAEIHEYQPTPRDLMRAQGADLILWNGLELELWFEKFFQNIKDVPSVIVSKGVVPIEIGDGPFSGKPNPHAWMSPTAALIYVNNIRDAFIQYDPEHAATYKENAEIYKRKIRSNIEPIKSKLGALPENKRWLVTSEGAFSYLARDFGLKELYLWPINADQQGTPQQVKYVIDMVRKYGIQAVFSESTISAAPAKQVARETGAKYGGVLYVDSLSEKNGEVPTYIDLLRVTSGRIAGALSN